The sequence below is a genomic window from Eleginops maclovinus isolate JMC-PN-2008 ecotype Puerto Natales chromosome 20, JC_Emac_rtc_rv5, whole genome shotgun sequence.
GAAGGGTAGTATTTTTGCCTGGCATAGAAGACGTATGAGTGAAAGTGGCAGTTAATAAAATATCACTGCTTGGTGGAAAGCCTTCGCTTTTAGCCCACACACTGAGTTCCTAGTATGCGTTCAGTACATGTGGTACTTTCTAAATAACAGTTAACACATTTTCATCAACTGCAATCAGAGGAATGTGAGAAATTCAGGACACATTAAACATGTcctttttaatttggttttaaatatttaatagttTAAAATAGGTTATAGTtttgcagaaacacagcacATTCATTTTTGGTGGCTGACCAAATAGTCATATGGGCAAAAACACTGCCAAAATATCACCATGtgttacatatttttttgtaaaaacaaaacatttccatgtCATTGTCCACTATTCTATAGCATTGGTATGTTACATGAGGCTGATTAAGTATTCTTTGATAATATTTTATAGAGAAATGAATGTACAAATAGATATCACATTAACAAATATCCCAAAAACACAAATCGGCCTCTTAATAGTGTTACACAAAAGAATCCTTGTGCAATCAAATGAGCCAGCTCACCTTAATCCCTGTTTGGCACCTTTACATGACAGCAAACTAGGTACATGTTATTATATTACAAGGTAGGTATTGTATGCATGataaaaagttatatttataCATGGCAATTTAGGCCACCCAATGCATTATTGTCAGCCAAACTTACTATGCAGCATAATTTCATTTACATGTACTACCCATTTTACAGCAATGTGTGGTTGGTTTCGTGGGCGTTTTGATTTCATTAGATGTTGTATAAGGGTGTGTCTCATTTCTCAACCTGCTCAGCCAGCTCAGCATTCTGCAGGatgtctttctctttgctcAAAAACCACAGGATTGTGTTAGCCAGGGCACAGGGGTCCTCCAGGAACCTCTGTCAGGGGGGAGAGGTCAGATGAATGCCACAGTCAAAGCTTAAAATTATTAGTAGGATAACATAATGACCAGTGAGATCAGAACCATTATGGTCTTCATATTCACGGTGGATTTTTCCAATTCAACGTAAAATAGGCCGCCCAAAAGTGCTATCGTTCTTTAATAAATACCTGAAAGCTCTGCTTATAGCGTCGAATGTTGTGCTGCAGTAAGAATGACTCCTCCTGGACAAAGCGGCTGTGTTGGATATCCAAGTTTTCCAGCAGGACCTGGAACAGCACCATAGCAAAGTTGTGTTCTCGTGCTGCTCTTTGCCTACagaaaaacaggaggaaaaaacaaacaaaacagaagtaTTTCACAAACCAGGCATTTCACTGTAATCCTTAAATGACATAATGTGGGTTGAAGAATATCACTGCTGCCTTACCAATCCTGCTTCTCTATCCAGACTGAGAGGTAGTGCCGCACATCCATAGGAAAATCATCCCTGTCATAGAGCTCATGTAACTGCTGTGTGTATGCAGCGGACAGCTGTCTCAGTTTATCCCACTGAGCCATCCTAACCCTGGTTGACCAGGGAATAttaacacaaagagaaaatcatttttgagaatgttagtagtagtagtagtaatttGGTAATTTATTGTTGTCCTTATTGACAATCTTCCGAAGTgcacataaaaatatataactaaATActaaaaagcattaaaataaatggaaaacaaagaaattgacCAAGAAGGTGTGGATTGAAGAAAAACGTATTGGAGTATAGCAATTCTTTGTTGCATTCACATTCTAGTAAGCAACCCTTTCACTTGAAGGTTTACAAAAACAGGTTCCCAAATGTttgatacataaataataagtattcctctgttgtttattattaacCACGTTAACAAGCCCTTTGACAgatgtgcatgtacagtatcaCATGTGTgtagtttcctttttaaaccCTTAAATTcatactgtctctctctcatttcagtcttacatttttctcaaaccCCTGAATACAACTAGTAAACATTATGTTGTGCTTTGAACAGTATATGTGCAATGTTTAACGTTAGACCATGCCATTTTAAGCATGTAAGTTAATATATGGTGCGATGGCAGCTTTGTAACAATCCGATCTATTAGTTATAGCATCACCTTTTGAAGGAAGCTGGAGCAAAGTGCAAACAGAGATAACATTTGACTGATCATTACGTAACATAAAGTTACTTTTGTATGACATGACTTCACATTGTTTTATGCAATTGAGACTCAGTTTACTGTATTTGCATGTTACAGTATGTAATGCGTGTCTTTGACTATCCGTCTACAGCCTAGATGTGTTCCTATTATTAGTAACAACATATTTACTCACCGTGTTTTATGCTGCCAGTCCAACTACCCTTTATAAATGTCTTAGTAAATAGCAAGCATTTACGAAAGGTGCGTAGATATTGTTTTAACGGTAGGCTAAGCCTTGCTTCCAGCTTTAGCTGCTATCCGTCGTTTGAAGctcttaaaacaaaacaacttccGACAAAACGCCAGTGTGAATGTTATTTCCTTaacctgttttttattttgtatttccatttcattggATATCTATTAATCCCTCCCAATTGGTACTACTCGATGTAACAGTGGGTACCATTTTGGCTCTGACGTTAATGTCGTTTCGGTATTGAAGAGCCGAAATGTCCGGAACCGGTACCACAGTTTCCTTGTGAGTTCAAAACGAACAGCTTATTGGTCGAGCCGGACACAGCAAAGCACGCGCTGTTCGTACGCTTTCACGTCAATCTGTAGCGATGGAAGTGACGCTCAGCAAAATAGAAACTTATGCCCTGACTGCAGATTTCCCAAGAAATGAGGCTGTGAGAGTGATTAAGCGAGCATGTGACGATCTGgttacaacaacaaaagttaTGTTTTATGCATTTACAGCACAGAGTAAAAAATGGAGGTGAAATGTAAAATCAAGTGATAATAATGCTAAAGTAATTCatacattattcaaatgaatttaATATAGGCTAATGCCGAGTTCTTTAAAATATTACGAGATGTGATGAAAACAAAGCCATATGTTTCATCATTTTCACCGGTAATTTTTCCCTTTCACATTCATTTCTACCCCCTACCCTTTTTCAATTCAAATGActcaatttttttttctataaatgGTTACTTCCACCCCTTTAAAAGTCAAGTCAGAACACAAACCCCTATCTGTAATAGTttaatgtttcatatttgatGTTAAGTTATTTgtacaatttttttttgttgcaaaatctcaattaaatgaaaaaaggaatatAATTCAATAGGTATCACCAGCCTAATATGCGTATATCAATCTGTGTCTTCACACAATATCAAGTAACTTATTATTTACAATTTCTTCAAATGAAAACTTAAAAATGTGTGGACGTTATAACATAACAACAGACATTTTGGTTTCTCTTAGAAAAGAGAAACCAAAATGtttcatataaaaaatgtagctgtaataaattacaaatgctgtttaagcttaaaatattaatcaaaatcatagactgcatttttgtttaataaatcatgtGTCTACCTACtgcattacaaataaatgtatttaaaataaagaagaattaGAGTAACCTAAATATAAACCAGAGAGAAAATTAATTCAGTACATCTACCtataatatatagatttttatttcaaaatgtatcaatacACTGTAATTCTGTTTATAATCgctatttctttttaaagtaattataatagaatacagtttttttgttgtattgtgaTTATGTACTGTCCTTACATGTAAGCTGATACTCCAGAAGCCTGTGTGTCATATTCCTCTACTGTagccttgtgtttatttttaaattaacatgCAAGTAAACTTTTATCTTCTTTTATCTGAAGGGAAAACAGATGATGTCAAAGAGACCCTGCAGTCCATGCAGAAGGACAGACTGTCAGTTGGACACTGGGTTGGAAAGTACCAGCAGAACCATAAGAAGAAGCGTGAGAAACGCCGGCTGAAAGCAGAGGCTCAACACGCAGCATACATCGCCTCCAAGAGCTATGGCCCCCAGCATTCCCTGCTGAATGGACTGTTGGTCTGGTCCATCTTCTAAAATAAGCAGCTTCAAATCCAGATCCTTCAGATTTCACTTTATTGTAGTTGGTATTTaccttgtttctttgttttcattattgtttttgcttAAAGTGTTCCTTGTAAAACATCAGATTGTTCTGTCTACTCTCTTAAAATAAGGTTGGTTGAGATGTGGGGAAATATACTGAGGTGCAGAGGTagtaagtaactaagtactttactcaagtactttacttagTACAATTTTAAAGGTAtttgtacttaacttgagtatttccagtttatactactttgtacttctactcccctacaattcagaggtaaatattgctattactccactacatttatgtattACCTTTAGTGACTTTGCTGATGTAGCttaatgataaacaataagatcaacacttaaaataacGTTAGATACATCTGGATTGATTCCAAATTCTACCCAgcttgaaaaacacaaaaatacatgaatatttatatcaaaaacaaataatatacagtatatgattcTGATAATGGGCAATCTGCAAAattagtatttttacttttggtactttaagttcatttagATACAAATACTTTCGTACTTTCACTTGAGTAATATTTTAATTGCAGGACTTTTTACTTGAAACAAGAGTGTTGCTACACTCTGTgttaagtacttcttccacctctggcaTTGATAGCAAATAGTGTGTTTGGAAAGGTGGTTAAGAACTGTAGAGGTGAAAAggcagaaatgtttttatttacattcctTCATCTCTGCAGGGAGCTTTACTTTCTTCTTATaggacattttgtatttttgaatcaGCTGCAGGCATGTGGGACCTTTAACAGGCTTTGAAAAGTCAGTTATTCATATTAATCTACCCCTAGTCCATTAGCATCAACCTATGCAAAGTGGTAAAGATTATTATACCCTGAAATGTCAGTGTTGGGAAGGATACTTTCAAaacgtattccgttacagaatacagaatacatgcccaaaaatgtaatttgtaacGTATTCCGTTACATTAGTCAATCTGAGTAACGTATTCTGAATACTTGGATTACTTccacattgaattgcattttatacGTGTAGGAATATGCCCATCAAATCCTGCTTACTAAACAGCCCTATTctggtgtgttcttctgttccaaTTGGCTGAATGTGTTAGGTCCAAGTCACCCTGAAAGtgcaatatattataattttcTGTAGAGGAACAAAGAAATGTCCAGAAAATGTGCCCTGAACAAAGACTAAGAGtatgttaacacaaaatatgttttgcttggttaaaaaaaaagaagaattgacCAGTTTTCCCattcagtttctttatttactcagcTGTTAAAAGtgggaaaatagaaaaacataaaatactctgtttctgttcagaatttgcatttctgctgttttcaaGACACTGGAATGCTTcctctaaaataaagaaagacatcaagagcacaaataaataacactgaaaTTGTTTTATGCTGGGAAGAATGAAGAGGATTAATGTAGGCCTATAcatatgtgtaaaaccatgtggaagcatttaaacatataaaaagcTTCCACAGTAGCATTACTAACAAGTACCTGAACTAGCAGAcagatttttttgtgtttgtagtccCGAACTGCATACTACAAAAATCTAACCACTGTCTAAGCTAACACAAGCTaattttagctaacgttagctagcatgTCAAACAGGGCTAGTCAGACTCTTTCAATGGCTCCGGGGCTAGTAAATCAGCACATTAAGTAGTATATAGAATGAAAAGTTGCTCATAACTGATACAACTATTAAATAGCAAGATGACcagtaaaactacagcagaCGACAACCCCCggataagtaaaaaaaaacgaaCTTACTTTAAGATGCTTCTTCAGGTTGGAGGTGGAGTCTTTGGACGCTGAAAGGAGGTTGGTTGCTGGCAAGCAGAGGTTGCACTGCACAGTTATATTtggttctcccttctctttctttaatgtgaaatgctgtttgaatttccaTGTAAGAAACGCATTcctgccctggctctgttgGGCCGGCTCCGGCTCAAGCTCTACCTCTAGCTCCTGCTGTTCCTCTTCGGACTTCATGGTGACTGATCACGCAAACAATCGTTCGTTTTCATGTTGGGGTTGgggcttctgggaaatgcattaatttatttagagagtgaACAAACTCGTGAAATAGAGAAGTATCGTCATGTAATccattgatttcaacaatgtaactgtattctgaATACCATCCATTTAAATCGTAACTGTAACGGAATACAGTTACTCATaatttgtattctgaatacGTAACGCCGgtacatgtattccgttactccccaacactgtgaaatgtacactttataaaaaaaaatgtttatgcaCACCATGactatatactgtaaataaatataataaatacataaaacacatacaaacaattTATCACTGAAAGTCACTGTTAGGTTTAAATGTACACTTTATTGACcttttaaacaaagaaacagcatatataacaacaatatttatatcTCAGTCTATTGTCCCTGCATTTAACACCAGAGGTGGGAATATGACTGACCTGACAAAATGTTTTCACGGATAGGAAGAAAACAACAAGAGTAAACGAAAATAAGATACTTAATGGAAACCAAAATGAAAGTCTTGAGGATTAAAGGTTTAATTTCCTGAGACCAGTTCTTCAAACGTTGCTGCTTACTATGTTTCACTATTTTAGTCATTATCCAAAATAGTTGCTTTCTAATgcagaaatgttcaaaatgtacttcatgacctggtttatattttgttgatattATTGACAGAGTTTATTTTTGAGTTAGGACTTTTCAGAACTcagaaagaaaatcacttttggtcagatgtGTAGTGTAATGTGTAATGTAATTCACTTTTTACTGTAACTGAAATTTCAATTAAATTCTAAAAAACCGTAAATGTCTAAActtctttacaaaaaaacaaaccaatatgTTACTCAATATGTTAGCGATATTTATTGCTTAAGTGTTGCAGGCTGATTTATCGACCCCAGTCTACTCGACGGTGATGACACCGTCCTCCCAGCTGAACTGGTTCACCAGCACATCATCCTCCTGCTTCATGGAGTTGAGCAGATACTTGACGCCAGCTTTCACACCGGTCTTCATCCCTGCCCCAAGCGCATAGCCTGCCACCCCCGCAGTACCCCCTGTGGCTACCATGAGAGCATCGGTGCCGAGGTCGACGGCGCTTAGGATGGCTCTCTCCTTGGCTGTTGCAGAGCAGTTGACTGAGGCGTAGTACACAGCTGTGCCAAGGTTGTAGAGGGTGCTGACTGCAGGGATCCACTCCACCACGTTATACACACGCTGCTCGCTTTTGTTAATGCATCTTCTCTCGGGGCTGCGTTTCAGCCGCCCACCTGAAACAGCAGAGATCCAAACATCCTCATATGTGCTGCACTGATGGATCCAACATTCAGACGCTGTGGATTCAGAGGGCAGGACACGACTGCCTTTCTTAAACACTGCCTGGAACTTCCCAGGTTTGAGTCCATTGCTGGTCACACCCGCACACAGGACTCCCAGCCTCTCACAGGAGCTCACAGCCTCCTGTAGATCACCTGTGGCTCCTTCCACTGCTGCTCCTGCCAGCATGGTTCCCCTCACCCTGCTCCAACCCTCACAATGACCCTCCTGTTTGGAGGAATCTTCACCCACCATGGCCAGCTGCTGGATGTTAAACATCACAGCCTCTATGTGGCGCCCTgcttcatccctctcatatgCAGGGGCAGGCGTGGACTTGCTCATCCTCCTTTCCATCAGACCCTCTACCTCCATCAATAGCTCCTCTGCGTCAGCCACTCCTAAAAGGTCGTACAGCTTGAGTACCAAGGTGTGGGCCTCCTGAGGGCAGCCTGCCACCAGCAACACGGGCACTAAAGAGAGACCCAGGAGCTCCTGGGGGAACATGGAGGATGACGGGTCGTCCACTGTGCTGGCAGACAGCAGCTCTTCACATCTTACATTCCCCTGGATGTGGAGATGATCTTGAATCTGCCCAACAAGCTTTGCCTTCAGCACTGATGTTATATTTTGGGCAGATCGaactctctcctctttttgttCAACCCATAATACTGGATCAGGTTTTTTTGCAGATGGGACATCAAGTTGGGATTTGAGGTGAGATGACTTATCCTGTTTGGctgtctcctctcctgcctCATTGTAATCTACTCCTGGAAGAGGAGTGTTTCTCAGCGCCAGAGAAAGAGGGACCCTACAGAAAGCCTCTTCATTCAGCAAGAGCTGGATCACTATCAGCCACTTCAACTTTGAGAACATCATTCCAGTCTTGTTAGAGATTTTCTCCTCCAAAGCTATTATGTTTAACACAagagaacaaaaaaggaaaaacaaccgAATGAGTTATCTTTGTTCTCATATTCCTGCAGTcaagtgtgtttgtctcttaCACTCACGCAGAGATTACTGGATTTATGCTAGAAAGTTTTTGGGCTGCACCTGTTTCACACTACACACTAAGCAAATCTCTCATTTTGTAACATATCTAGTGTAACAATTATtgattgtatgtgtgtattgtatgaTTTCAGAGTTTAAATCCTGCCCTCCCGCAAAAACGCTCATTAGAAGTGTATTAGACTACATGATGAGAAATTATAATATCTTCTTCAGGAAGATTGATGACGAACAGTTTGTCTCTTCATGACTTATAAGTTATGAGTGAAAACCTTTCCAGTGTCAAGATTCTCACATCCGGCCACAGTGACATATATAGTACAAccacacatttcaaacacaaataaaagctacatttgaaaggtttttaaacattttttaacaatgcAACACATCCCAACATGAAGCctgaacattgttttttccccctgaacAAACTACAactaaaaacagaaatgttgttctAACCAAAACCCTCgtatttttatttagtctttgcATCCATTGGCAGCTAT
It includes:
- the apof gene encoding uncharacterized protein apof, with protein sequence MMFSKLKWLIVIQLLLNEEAFCRVPLSLALRNTPLPGVDYNEAGEETAKQDKSSHLKSQLDVPSAKKPDPVLWVEQKEERVRSAQNITSVLKAKLVGQIQDHLHIQGNVRCEELLSASTVDDPSSSMFPQELLGLSLVPVLLVAGCPQEAHTLVLKLYDLLGVADAEELLMEVEGLMERRMSKSTPAPAYERDEAGRHIEAVMFNIQQLAMVGEDSSKQEGHCEGWSRVRGTMLAGAAVEGATGDLQEAVSSCERLGVLCAGVTSNGLKPGKFQAVFKKGSRVLPSESTASECWIHQCSTYEDVWISAVSGGRLKRSPERRCINKSEQRVYNVVEWIPAVSTLYNLGTAVYYASVNCSATAKERAILSAVDLGTDALMVATGGTAGVAGYALGAGMKTGVKAGVKYLLNSMKQEDDVLVNQFSWEDGVITVE